In Trichocoleus sp., the DNA window GCCCCATCTGTTCAAGTTGGGCAGTTGGGCACTGAAGCGCCTCTCGCATGGCGGCAGTTAATTCATCAAGATCGCCGGGAGGAACAAGCCAACCTGAAATGCCAGAGCGTACCAGTTCAGGGATGCCGTTGATGTGGGTTGTAATCACAGGACGATGCAGCGCCAGAGACTCCATCAAGACGACTGGTAAGCCTTCAGCAAAACTCGGCAACACCATGGCTCTAGATGCCAAAAGCTCTTGGCGAATCGTGTCGCTATTTGCCCATCCGAATAGCTCGATCGTGTTTTCTAACCCAGCAGCCTGAATAGATGACTCGATCGCCTCACGCAACTCTCCATCCCCGATTAAGACAAGCTTGAACTGGAATCCTTCATTCACAAGCTGTTTTGCAGCTTCAATGAGCAAAAATTGTCCCTTCTGCTCCGTCAGACGACCAATGCAAACAAAACGGGGCTGATCAGGAATGGGAACCGGGGTTTGCGCCAAAAAGCTGTCATCAATGCCGCAACGGACGACATGAATTTTAGACCACTGCTTTAGAGAACACCAGCGGTAAAGCTGACTTTTACAGTAGGAGCTAATTGCAACGACAAACGCCGCTCGGTTGATCTTCTCAGGCAGGGCAATTGCCTGAACCTTGTCAAACTCTTCAGGACCATGCACCGTAAAGCTATAAGATACTTTGCCTAAAGCACTACAAAGCATCGCGACTGTTGTGGAGTTTGTGCCAAAGTGAGCATGAATATGCAGGATGTTTTCTTCTACCAACCAATTCCATAGAACACAAGCTTCTGCAAAATAAGCCAGATGGAGAAGAATGCCTCTGTCCGATCGCCAGCTACAGCGTAAGGCAAGTTGAAGGGCTTGAAGAAACGATCGAGGACGATGGACTGCTACTTTGATTGATCCTGTGAGGAGTCGTCCTAAGCGTTGAGCAATGCCGCCGCCCAGAATGAATCGAGTCTTCGTCAGTTCTTGCTGATCTGCGGCATCGACCAGTTCACTGCCCTGTGAGCGAAGTGCAAAGCGCGACACCGTTAAGCCACAAGCCTCCAGTGCCAAGATTTCTCGTCGAATAAAGCTATGACTAACTTTAGGATACTGATTGACCAGATAAGCAACGCGGAGAGTCATAGAAAAGTTTTGAGTAAAAGAAACTGTTGCACAGGAAAGCTTTGAACTCACAGCATCCGACAGACGACAGGAAACAACCCCCTGACAGCGATTACTATCGTCACTTGCAGTTCATCCAGTTCATCCGTGAGAGCAAGTTGAATTGATCCGATCGAATCAGATTGAACCAGCTTTAAGATTAAGCCGTCATTGCGCGTCCAGGGACGGCAGGTCGTCTTACTGCTTGCTTGAGTTTTTCTGGTTTTAGAACCAAACCCGCAACACCGCCGATCGCCAGAACGTAAATCGGGTTCAGGTGAGCGTTTACCAAACTATCAACCATGTACAGCAGCACCGTGACTGCCATGACTGCAACCGGAGCTACTTTAGGGTGTGACCAGACTTTTGCTGGGTAACGCATCCAGAAAATGCTTGCTACAGGTAAGAGCATCGAGGCTGTCATGCTAATCAGCCCAACAAGACCGTTAACGCCGTAAGCGAGAATCCATAGACTATCTTGAACGGTGATATTGCCATATTCATCAAGGGGAACGCGCGATCGTCCCCAACCTGCCCAGCCAAATACCATCCGAAGCCTAGCGTGCTGCGTCAAAAGCTCTTCGTTGGTAAAGCGGAATTCCAGCGACTGTACCCGCTCTGGGGGTAGAAACTGCGATAAGGTCTCAATGATCTGGTCTGAGAAGTAATGTGAAGTCGCGGTGTTGGCGTAAAGGTAAGAACAGATCAAGGTGATAATAACGAAGACGGGTAGGGCAGTCCGAAACCTTTTGCCGTAGAACAGCAAGAGCAGTCCTAATGCGAACTGAATGTATGCTCCAGTCGATCGCATGAGGATAAAGGTGAAAAGCAACGAACCAACCACCCACTTCATTTGGAAGCCCCAAAGCTGCTTCACGGCCCCGGTTCGCCAGAGCCAAATGCCAATAAGTGTGGCTGCCATCATGAATGCACCAACTGTCAAGCCATGGCGCATAAATACCAGCGGACGATAGCCACCCAAGCGAACAGATTGACCAAAATCACCAAAAGCGTAGTCACCGTACACAAAGCGGTGCAGTTGGGGGCTCAACCGTGACTCAAGCAGGCAAAGGGGCATGTAGATTACACCCCCTGTAAAAATTCCAACTGCCAGTTGTCGAATTCCAGCCAGGTTGTTGAGATAAATTCGTCCTAAAAAGTAGGGAATGCCCCAGGTCATGGTCTGATCGAGAATGGCTGAGAGCCCATCATAAGCTCCTAAACCATTTGTCATCGATGAAACAAAGGGGCAAAGACACCAAACGAGCATCGGTAGGTCAATCCAGCCAAAGCGGAAAGAACCAAATCGCCCGACATCAAAGATAAAGGTTGCTAGAAGTACGCCATAGCAGGTTGCCGACATTTTGGTATAGTCGGGGATGCCAGGAAGTGCCAGGGTGGCCTCTGGTAGAAACATCCAGGCACCCAGGAAGCTCATGACGACCGCTCTCTGGGCAGGATATTTGCTGAATAGATAAATAACAAAAGGAATCCAGCAAAACATCACAAGGGGCACAGTCGGTGCGACATGTCCGCCTGGATTGAAGGTTAAAGTAAAGCCCATAAGAATCTCTCCGTCACCGCTTGCCCGATCTCACCATTACTCTGTCGAGTAGACTCCGTTCTAGCATTCCACTTTGCTCGCAGTCCAGCTTTTACTTTTTGCTGATCCCTGGAATCATGCTTTTGACCAACTGTTTCACGCTCATTTTTTCCTTCTTGATTTCTAATTCTTCTCCTGGTCTGGCTCGAAACACCGTGGAATGAGGGACGGCTCTCGTTTCGTGGGCTGGGCGACCATTACTGTAGTAATAGAGGGCAAGCGATTTGCGAGTTCGACCTGTTGGACAAGTGAGCGGTTCGGGGTGTCCATGATAAGAAAAATCAGTCGTACTAAAAATCACGCATCGATTGAAGATGGGCAGAATTTTTTTGCTGCACTGAGTTACCTCTTGATCCCAAAGCTCTAAATGTCCACCGTATGATTCTTCCCAGTCTTTGTTGAGGTAAATCAGTAGGTTTAGACGGCGATCGAGGTTGAGCCGCTCATGCCGATTGAAATCAACGTGCATCTTGAGATATCCGCCTGGCTCGATCTGATGTAGACCGCCGCCGACAAAGTGTGGATCAGGAATTAATCCCTGGATGCCTGTTAATTGCTCTAGGAAACTGATAAAAGTAGACGAGTTAAGTTGATAGAGCAAAGTGCGAGTAGATTCTCCCATCTGCAGCTCAGACTTGGTTGCAAGTTTACGCTCTGCGGCTGCTTCAAACTTCTGCCAGTCGATCGATTGAGGGTCAGGAAACTCAGTCAGAATTGCATCTAGGACTGCTTCTGAGAGAAAGTTATCAATAACGATATGGGGGAAAGGATCTGCCTGAGCATAAGCTTCTTGATATTGTTGTGCCAGATTCTCTAGACGGTTTGGGTCAAGGCAATTCATGATAAAACTCATGGGGCACCCTTTAGCAATAGAAACAGTAGGGCTTTTATCTCATCAACTATGACACTGGAGAATTAGACATTTACCTGCGAGAAACCCGCTTCAAACAAAATTCATGAAGCGGTGCAATTTGCGTAAAAATTCGTAGAAGCTCTGCTTGTGCAGCATCTAGACTGTCATACCGAGTTCTGATTTCTCAATTGCTTGCTGGAGAGCAGCTTCAAACCGATCGGTTGCATCTTCCCAGGTATACTCGTTCACTCTTGCATAAGCTATCTCTGACATTTGCTGCCATTCTGCCTCAGTCATCTGGTAGATCTGCTCAATTGCTTGGGCGATCGCTTCTGGATTTTCTGGCTCGACCAAAATTCCCGCCCCATCTGCCAGTAGCTCTGGAGCAGCTCCAGCAGGTGTACCAATGACAGGAGTACGACAAGCCATCGCTTCCAGAATGGGTAGACCAAACCCTTCTGAGCGGCTAGCAAATAGCCAGGCATCGCACTGAGAATAGAAATCTCGCAGTCGTTCTTGAGGAGGACGATAAGCAAATTTGGCTTCAGGCGGCAAGGGTAATGACTCGGTGAGTTCGCTGCTGCCAAATGTAACCAGACGCATGTTAGGAATCCGCTGTGCTGCAAGCGCAAATGCTTTGAGACTCAAATCGCAGCCCTTCCAGGGTGTATGAGAATAAACCATTCCTACAGTTGGGACAGCCTGCTTCTTCCGAGGTGGCGCATAAAACTGCTTCGTGTCTACGCTGTTTGGTACAAGAGAAACGTTGTTATCGTTATACAAGGTTTTCATCAAGTCCTGGAGCCACTGAGCCACAACAATTTTGTGCAGTGGCAGTCGGTAGCTCGCAGCAGCCTGTTCTTCGGGCAAATAGTCGAACACCTCATGATGCTGGACGAAGTAAGCTTTTGCGCCTTTAGAGGGCGATAGCTTAGCAACCCATTCTGCCGTTTCCCACCAGGTTGCAATCACAACATCTGCATCAGGTAGGTCAGCATCGACAACAGGACGGGCGCGATCGAGCAGTTTGCAGGAGACGCCAAAGTTGTCAAAGTATGAGGATTTGGACTGCGGCATGGTAATCCAGCCGTTTCCTTTTAATAGAGAACGAATTTGTTCTCGCAGCCCTGGTTTGGAAAGCGGACGCGAAATTATGAATACCTCATGCCCTCGTTGCTGGAGCTGCTTTGCGTAGACGGCAACTACACGGTCTCCTCCAGATAGAGAAAACCCGCTACACATTACAAACGTAATCTTCATCGTGACTTGCCTCGGCTCATTCAGCACCTGTCGTTACTTTACATTTTCAGCAGGTGATAATTTAGCGTTGCTGGAGTCCGGGTATAAAACGCTTTTGGGATAATTGGAAACCTTGTCCAAAGTCCTGCGAAATCACATCGTTATCCAGCAACCTTTGAAATTCTAGCTTTCCTCGCTGACTATTCTCGAAGTCAGTTCTTTACGCGCAGGCTTGATTGCCAGAGCCAGGAGATTGCGCCAGATCTCTAGATTGCCAGGGCGCACCCAAACCGATCGCCACCCCTGCATCAGGGCTTTTCCTTTTCGACCTGCCTGATGCTCTGCCCATGCACTGCCAATTAACATTCCTTGTTGTTGTGCTGCTGCATCCATCCCAGATTTATGAATGGGTTTGGGAACTGCTGGAGGGCAACCTCTCTGGAGATCATCACTGCCAAGGGTGAAACGCTGCCGCTGAAACTCCAGTGCAGTAGCATCATAAAATTCTCGTAGCGTGCTGCTGTAGGAATGTGTTACAGATGCCTGGTGGAGCCTGTAGAGATAATCAATTTTGGGCAAGTACCAAATGCGACAAGTTTCTCCAATCCGCAGTTGAAAATCAATATCTTCAAAACAGTCAAAATATTCGCGGCTATAGCCCGCTGCTTTGACAACCTCGGCTCGAATTGCGAAGGTGCAGATGTGAGTACGAGTCGTACCACCTTTAAGTTCGTCAGTAATTTCCACCTCAGGTTCGCTACAGCCCAGATCTGCAATTAAGCCTCCTTTCGTGTCAATGGTTGAAAAACCACCGCAAACTGCCCCGAATTCTGGATGTTCGGTGAGCCACTTGACTTGTCTTTTGATTCGATCGGGCGGGAATAAGTCATCTCCGTCACAGCGCATCAGAATTTCACCTCGTGCGGCAGCATAAGCCACATTCAGTGCAGGCGAAATCCCTTTCTGTGGACCAGGAATAATGCGAACGCGATCGTCTTGAAAAGCAAGCGCTTTCTCAACCGTTGCATCTGTGCAGCCATTATCAACCAAAACAACTTCCAGCGGGATTTCTCGTTCTTGCAAGATTGATTCTAGAGTTGCTGAGATGTAAGGTTCGGCATTACGGACAGTAATCAAAACACTTACGGTCGGTGCGGTTTCCTGTCTCATCGAATCGCTCTCCATACTTAAATAAAATGGGATACAAGAATTTAGTGCAGACGACTTCCTTCGTTAGATAATAGTAGAATTACTGAAGTTAAATGTGTTTTTTGATAACATCTTAATTCAATCTTATTGAATCACCCGAATGAAGGAAAACCAATGCCTAGAAGGGAGCGGAACAGCGTAAGTAACCCCACAGTTGCCAGAAATATCAAAGTCATGGTGATGTCCTGGCGAATAACGCTAATTTTTTCACGCCCCAATGCGTAGGTAACGATAAGCCAAGGAGGAATATTACTGAGAGCCACGCTTATGACTGCTCCAACTGAACCATAAAGCGAAAAGGTAACTGGAATTCCGACAATATAAAAGAGGAAACTTAGAAAGCAGCCAAATGCAATATAGCGAGGTTGCCCAATTGCAAAAAGAATGGGGTCAATCGTTTGGGTTAACATGACAGGCCAAGTTCCCATTGCTAATAATGGCAACATCCAGGCAGCCGCACGATAACGCCCGTCATAGAGGGTTGTTACCACCAAATCGCCACAGCTTGTTAAAGCTGCAACAACCACGGCAAGCACTAGCAAAATCATTCTTCGATTGCGGAGGATTTTAGTACGGAACTCCGAGCGGGGTAGCTCCAGCATTTTGGCATAGGTTGGGAAAATAACCTTATGGCTGACAGCCATCATCAACTGGCGGGGAATATCAGCCAGCGTGAAGGCAACGCCATAAACCCCCAGCATCTCAAAGGAGAACAGTTTTCCTAAAATCAGTCGGTCAGATTGGGTTGACAGAAAGGTCAGGGCAGTTGAAAGAAAGATCCATTTCCCAAAAGAAACGATTTCGGATACAGCGCTCTTATCCCAAGTAAATCGGTTGGGCTTTCCCTTGTTCATCTGGTGGCTCCAGACCAACTGGAAGAGCGGTGCAACTAAACCACCCGCAACCAATGCCCAGATGGAAGGGCTAATTACTGCCCAAGTCAGCATGACGATAACTGAAATCAGCTGTCCTCCCAGCTCAAATATTGCCAGCTGCTTGACGGAAAGATTGCGATTAAGTGTGAAAATTGCCGTTGAGTTCAACCCCATTGCTACGGAATTAAGCCCAACAACCGGTAAAAGCCACGCAAGCTGAGGTTCGTTGTAAAGATGAGCAACTGGGACAGCAATCAGGAGACAAAGCAGCCATAGAATTGCTCCACGGATTACTTGCATTGTCCAGGCTGTATTCAAAAAGTCTGGATCGTCACCCCGCTTATTTTGGATAACGCTGGTGCCAATTCCTAAATCTGAGAAAAGCAGTAAGCCTGAGATAAAGACATAGACCAGGCTCATCAGTCCAAACAGATCGGGGAAGAGTAAACGAGTTAGGAGCAGATTACTGCCAAACCGTAAAATTTGACCTGCTCCATAGCCTGCGACCGTCCAGACAGCTCCACGAATCGCGAGCTTTTTAATTGAATTTGTACTAGATGCCATGATGTATTGTTTGTGGAAATGACACGGCAAACGTGAGATTTTGCAGCCTGCTTCGGATGTAATCCATTGTGAACACTCAAGGACTATAACCTGTGGCAGTTACAGAGTAATCATCACTTGTCAAGATGCGTCACTCGTCATTTCATACTGACGTGTGGAGTCGCATTTGACGGCTACTGAACCGAGTCCAGTCCAACAACATCTGAAAATGAATCGTTGACTCTGTGGGAGCACGTTAGTCTTCTCTGACCCACTGAACTGCCTTTACTAAATGAAATATAAGGCTGTGATAGTAAGGATGGACAGGAGGAAACAGTACCTTCACCTTTTCTTTTTTTTCAATTCCGCTTCTTTAGAGGTGGGATGAAGCCAAAGGAGAACCTAAATTTCAGCCTCTACCGAAAGTTAGACCTTTTTGGCAGCAATTTTAGTAATTTGCTAGCAAAAAAAAGCGGGGTTGCCTGATCTTAATTCCTGCAACCCAATTCGCCTCAACTTAAAAAGGATTCAGTTTTTAAGGATAGAAACTTAACTGAGGTAAGCCTAGTGTTTCTTCCCATCCCAGCATCAGGTTAAGACACTGAATTGCTTGTCCTGCCTGTCCTTTTAACAAATTGTCGATCGCTGAGATAACGATGACGCGATCGGTACGCGGATCAACCTCAATGCCGATGTAACAGAGATTGGTGCCACAAGCCCATTTCGTTTGGGGATAAACGCCACTCGGCAGAATTTTCACCCAGGGCGAAGACCGATAGAACGCTTGATAGATGGTAATTAAATCATCTCGAACCAGACCCGGATCACGCAGCGTTGCATAAACTGTGGCGAGAATGCCTCGCACCATCGGGATCAAGTGAGGCGTAAACTGAATCAGCACCTCATGCCCTGCCAGATCGCTGCAAACTTGCTCAATTTCGGGGGTATGGCGGTGACGCGCCACATTGTAAGCGCCCAAAGACTGGTCAGCTTCTGCCAACAGTAAATTTGTTTTTGGCTGACGACCGCCCCCAGAAGTGCCTGATTTCGCATCAATAATAGCTGTTTCAGGAATAACTAAACCCTGCTTCAGTAAGGGGGAGATGGCGAGGAGGCTGGCAGTGGGATAGCAACCTGGACAACCAATAAGCTGTGCTTCTGAGATTCGATCGCGGTAAAGCTCTGGCAGCCCATAAACTGCTGTTTCAGCAATGTCTCGATCGGTACGTTGCTTGCCGTACCAGGCTTCGTAGGTGTCCAGGTTATCAAACCGATAGTCTGCTGAGAGATCTAAAACCTTACATCCTTTTGCCAACAAAATTGGTGCCATATCGCAGGCAAGCCCGTTTGGGAGCGACAAAAAGACAACCTGACAGCGACGGGCAATTTCTTCTAGATCGATCGGTTCAATCGTCAGTTTCGTTTGATGTGCGAGATGGGGGTAGAGTTCCCCAAAAGACTTACCTGCACTGCTTTCACCACCCAGATAAACCAGTTCTAACTTCGGATGCTCTTGGAGCAGGCGTACCAGTTGTACCCCGCCATAGCCCGAAGCGCCTACTATTCCAACTGGTATTCGTCCTGAATCCCCCATGATCCCTTATCACTCCAAGCCTAAGTAGAAATACAATAAGTTAACTAACAGGTCACGTCTATCAAATGCAGCATTTTAATACTAAAGCGGTCAGCACAAAGGTAATACGGAGTGCAAATTGAGATGAAGTCAACGCTCAGTTGAGGGCTCAAAGCGAGCTAGGATGGGCAAATCACTTTTATAAAAATTAACATTAGAACTAGACGCTTTTTTAATTTGCTAAGGCAGACAATAAGCTGCCACTGGACTGATTCTACTCGTTCATTATCGATACATTGGGATGTTTTATTGTGGAACCGCTGCATCAGTCAGAAAACACGACCTCTGAAACTTTTCCTAGCTTCAAGTTTGATTCGATCGACGCTGCTCTGGCTGATTTAAAGGCTGGACGAGCGATTGTTGTTGTGGATGACGAAAACCGGGAGAACGAAGGAGACATTATTTGTGCGGCTCAATTCGCGACCCCCGACATGATTAATTTCATGGCTGTTGAGGCACGCGGGCTAATTTGTTTGGCAATGACGGGCGATCGACTCGATGAGTTAGACCTGCCGCTAATGGTGAGCGGTCGCACCTTTGAGGATAGCAACGAACAGACTGCTTTTACGGTCAGCATTGATGGGGCACTCCATTTAGGAGTTACCACAGGGATTTCGGCTGAGGATCGGGCACGCACCATTCAAATTGCCATCAATCCTACCAGTAGACCTGCTGATCTGCGTCGTCCAGGTCATATCTTCCCGCTACGGGCAAAAGAGGGCGGCGTTTTAAAGCGAGCGGGTCATACGGAAGCTGGAGTTGATCTATCCCAGCTTGCAGGGCTGTATCCAGCGGGAGTAATTTGCGAAATTCAGAACCCGGATGGTTCAATGGCGCGACTGCCTCAGCTGGTCGATTATGCTCAGCGTCATCACTTGAAAATTATCAGCATTGCTGATTTGATTAGCTATCGCTTACAGCATGAGCGGTTTGTTAAGCGAGAAGCCGTTGCCGATCTGCCAACTCAGTTTGGGCTATTTCAAGTCTATGCTTACCGCAATTTGCTTGATAAAACAGAGCATCTAGCGATCGTTAAAGGCGATCCTGCCAGTTTCAAGGATCAAGCCGTTATGGTGCGAGTTCACTCAGAATGCCTGACTGGGGATGCGCTTGGCTCTCTACGCTGTGATTGCCGGATGCAACTTCAAGCTGCCCTAAAGATGATTGAAAATGCGGGGCGGGGCGTTGTTGTTTACTTGCGGCAGGAAGGACGGGGCATTGGATTAGTTAACAAGCTAAAAGCCTATGCGCTGCAAGATCTGGGGCTGGACACCGTTGAGGCAAACGAGCGACTCGGTTTTCCGGCAGATCAGCGCAACTATGGAATTGGGGCTCAAATTTTGAACGATTTGGGCGTACAGCAATTCTGTCTCATTACCAACAACCCGCGCAAAATTGCTGGATTGAAGGGCTACAACCTAGAGATGGTCGATCGCGTTCCACTGCTGATTGAGGCAACTTCTTACAACGCAGATTATTTGGCAACCAAGGCAGAAAAGCTGGGACACCTTTTATTACGCAGCTATCTCATTACGGTTGCAATTCAAGGACAGGACGATCGCCTGCCAATTCAAGAACGCTATGAGCGGTTGGAGAAAATTCGGCATCTGACGCAAGCACATCACTTGCTGTTGCAGGAAGAAGCTCGCCCAGTTGCCACTGCTTTGTTTGGAGAGTCTTCGTTGATCTTCCATCTCGGCTTTGATCAGTTGAATACTGAGAACCCTGATTGGTATCACCAGCCTGATCACCCTTATGTGAAAGCGATCGGTGAGATTTTAGATGAACTGGCGAGCTGGCAATCTGTCCGGCAGCTAGAGTTTTTGGTTTCTCCGGGAGGCGATCCTTTGAGCAACCTACAAGTCCAGCTCGATCGCCAGATCTTCCGCCTTGATCACTCATCGCCTCA includes these proteins:
- a CDS encoding glycosyltransferase: MTLRVAYLVNQYPKVSHSFIRREILALEACGLTVSRFALRSQGSELVDAADQQELTKTRFILGGGIAQRLGRLLTGSIKVAVHRPRSFLQALQLALRCSWRSDRGILLHLAYFAEACVLWNWLVEENILHIHAHFGTNSTTVAMLCSALGKVSYSFTVHGPEEFDKVQAIALPEKINRAAFVVAISSYCKSQLYRWCSLKQWSKIHVVRCGIDDSFLAQTPVPIPDQPRFVCIGRLTEQKGQFLLIEAAKQLVNEGFQFKLVLIGDGELREAIESSIQAAGLENTIELFGWANSDTIRQELLASRAMVLPSFAEGLPVVLMESLALHRPVITTHINGIPELVRSGISGWLVPPGDLDELTAAMREALQCPTAQLEQMGLAGANRTAQQHNITTEAKKLAGLFTGATNYVPPAVDASSSLPDPAAATLTESRL
- a CDS encoding O-antigen ligase domain-containing protein; the encoded protein is MGFTLTFNPGGHVAPTVPLVMFCWIPFVIYLFSKYPAQRAVVMSFLGAWMFLPEATLALPGIPDYTKMSATCYGVLLATFIFDVGRFGSFRFGWIDLPMLVWCLCPFVSSMTNGLGAYDGLSAILDQTMTWGIPYFLGRIYLNNLAGIRQLAVGIFTGGVIYMPLCLLESRLSPQLHRFVYGDYAFGDFGQSVRLGGYRPLVFMRHGLTVGAFMMAATLIGIWLWRTGAVKQLWGFQMKWVVGSLLFTFILMRSTGAYIQFALGLLLLFYGKRFRTALPVFVIITLICSYLYANTATSHYFSDQIIETLSQFLPPERVQSLEFRFTNEELLTQHARLRMVFGWAGWGRSRVPLDEYGNITVQDSLWILAYGVNGLVGLISMTASMLLPVASIFWMRYPAKVWSHPKVAPVAVMAVTVLLYMVDSLVNAHLNPIYVLAIGGVAGLVLKPEKLKQAVRRPAVPGRAMTA
- a CDS encoding 2OG-Fe(II) oxygenase — translated: MSFIMNCLDPNRLENLAQQYQEAYAQADPFPHIVIDNFLSEAVLDAILTEFPDPQSIDWQKFEAAAERKLATKSELQMGESTRTLLYQLNSSTFISFLEQLTGIQGLIPDPHFVGGGLHQIEPGGYLKMHVDFNRHERLNLDRRLNLLIYLNKDWEESYGGHLELWDQEVTQCSKKILPIFNRCVIFSTTDFSYHGHPEPLTCPTGRTRKSLALYYYSNGRPAHETRAVPHSTVFRARPGEELEIKKEKMSVKQLVKSMIPGISKK
- a CDS encoding glycosyltransferase family 4 protein, coding for MKITFVMCSGFSLSGGDRVVAVYAKQLQQRGHEVFIISRPLSKPGLREQIRSLLKGNGWITMPQSKSSYFDNFGVSCKLLDRARPVVDADLPDADVVIATWWETAEWVAKLSPSKGAKAYFVQHHEVFDYLPEEQAAASYRLPLHKIVVAQWLQDLMKTLYNDNNVSLVPNSVDTKQFYAPPRKKQAVPTVGMVYSHTPWKGCDLSLKAFALAAQRIPNMRLVTFGSSELTESLPLPPEAKFAYRPPQERLRDFYSQCDAWLFASRSEGFGLPILEAMACRTPVIGTPAGAAPELLADGAGILVEPENPEAIAQAIEQIYQMTEAEWQQMSEIAYARVNEYTWEDATDRFEAALQQAIEKSELGMTV
- a CDS encoding glycosyltransferase family A protein, translating into MRQETAPTVSVLITVRNAEPYISATLESILQEREIPLEVVLVDNGCTDATVEKALAFQDDRVRIIPGPQKGISPALNVAYAAARGEILMRCDGDDLFPPDRIKRQVKWLTEHPEFGAVCGGFSTIDTKGGLIADLGCSEPEVEITDELKGGTTRTHICTFAIRAEVVKAAGYSREYFDCFEDIDFQLRIGETCRIWYLPKIDYLYRLHQASVTHSYSSTLREFYDATALEFQRQRFTLGSDDLQRGCPPAVPKPIHKSGMDAAAQQQGMLIGSAWAEHQAGRKGKALMQGWRSVWVRPGNLEIWRNLLALAIKPARKELTSRIVSEES
- a CDS encoding oligosaccharide flippase family protein; the protein is MASSTNSIKKLAIRGAVWTVAGYGAGQILRFGSNLLLTRLLFPDLFGLMSLVYVFISGLLLFSDLGIGTSVIQNKRGDDPDFLNTAWTMQVIRGAILWLLCLLIAVPVAHLYNEPQLAWLLPVVGLNSVAMGLNSTAIFTLNRNLSVKQLAIFELGGQLISVIVMLTWAVISPSIWALVAGGLVAPLFQLVWSHQMNKGKPNRFTWDKSAVSEIVSFGKWIFLSTALTFLSTQSDRLILGKLFSFEMLGVYGVAFTLADIPRQLMMAVSHKVIFPTYAKMLELPRSEFRTKILRNRRMILLVLAVVVAALTSCGDLVVTTLYDGRYRAAAWMLPLLAMGTWPVMLTQTIDPILFAIGQPRYIAFGCFLSFLFYIVGIPVTFSLYGSVGAVISVALSNIPPWLIVTYALGREKISVIRQDITMTLIFLATVGLLTLFRSLLGIGFPSFG
- the argC gene encoding N-acetyl-gamma-glutamyl-phosphate reductase, with the translated sequence MGDSGRIPVGIVGASGYGGVQLVRLLQEHPKLELVYLGGESSAGKSFGELYPHLAHQTKLTIEPIDLEEIARRCQVVFLSLPNGLACDMAPILLAKGCKVLDLSADYRFDNLDTYEAWYGKQRTDRDIAETAVYGLPELYRDRISEAQLIGCPGCYPTASLLAISPLLKQGLVIPETAIIDAKSGTSGGGRQPKTNLLLAEADQSLGAYNVARHRHTPEIEQVCSDLAGHEVLIQFTPHLIPMVRGILATVYATLRDPGLVRDDLITIYQAFYRSSPWVKILPSGVYPQTKWACGTNLCYIGIEVDPRTDRVIVISAIDNLLKGQAGQAIQCLNLMLGWEETLGLPQLSFYP
- the ribBA gene encoding bifunctional 3,4-dihydroxy-2-butanone-4-phosphate synthase/GTP cyclohydrolase II — translated: MEPLHQSENTTSETFPSFKFDSIDAALADLKAGRAIVVVDDENRENEGDIICAAQFATPDMINFMAVEARGLICLAMTGDRLDELDLPLMVSGRTFEDSNEQTAFTVSIDGALHLGVTTGISAEDRARTIQIAINPTSRPADLRRPGHIFPLRAKEGGVLKRAGHTEAGVDLSQLAGLYPAGVICEIQNPDGSMARLPQLVDYAQRHHLKIISIADLISYRLQHERFVKREAVADLPTQFGLFQVYAYRNLLDKTEHLAIVKGDPASFKDQAVMVRVHSECLTGDALGSLRCDCRMQLQAALKMIENAGRGVVVYLRQEGRGIGLVNKLKAYALQDLGLDTVEANERLGFPADQRNYGIGAQILNDLGVQQFCLITNNPRKIAGLKGYNLEMVDRVPLLIEATSYNADYLATKAEKLGHLLLRSYLITVAIQGQDDRLPIQERYERLEKIRHLTQAHHLLLQEEARPVATALFGESSLIFHLGFDQLNTENPDWYHQPDHPYVKAIGEILDELASWQSVRQLEFLVSPGGDPLSNLQVQLDRQIFRLDHSSPQNNVKPSEVCRNLETQRIYVFSNHPVID